In the genome of Amphiura filiformis chromosome 11, Afil_fr2py, whole genome shotgun sequence, the window gccccgctctcatcggcatcttgagaggcgtgttttctgtcctactatttcaagcccaaaagcagacccagaagctacttttgcgagcccaaaaacttcaaagggaattttccattaatttcttccccattgaaacacattgtaaggaataaggtgaactttgggcgggattttgggctacttttagtagtggcaacactggttgactgtttATAAACATTGCATGCTTTTGCAGCACTGCCGAGTGCCTGCCGACCGCGATGcctccagctggtgaacatttagctagaaataaattgaaccctggttttggcctgcgggtttagtttccgagatttttcggattttggtcggtcaatcagttcccaagacccccccttttttgaccggccgatcagttccctagaccctccttttggctgccgatcagttccttagacctcaagttcgaaactggcggtggcacacccctaccaaccaaaaaaatttgagtgctcccccccccccgggcccccACTTcgcaaatttgtttgtttgctttactCTGTTGATATTGTAAGGCTTGTCGGCTACGATTTGGGTCGTATGTAGCCAGCCaggatacagggtgtatcaaaatgattggcgcCCTTCAGTATCCAGCGAGCATGGCCAAGaaagccacatcaaaatgcagcataacATCTACCCTATCTGtagatttatgtttaaaaaaggtcataaaactataaactcTAGTTATTTCAAGAAGATCTAGTGTTGAATGTGGACTTAGCAAGCATTTTTttagacaacaaagctgatgggtaccaatcattttgatacagcctgtattgggCTTTCACATGGGCGAACCAGGTTCCTTCTAACCTTAAAATTTACATCGCTAGGCTAGTCAGAAGACATAGGGAGAACAGTCCCGGTCTTCCCTACTATAAATGACTGTTCAATGGTTAGAAATGGGTTCTCAAAGTTATATGTCAAAATAATTGAATGTAGTATGTTACATTCGGCGATTTcctttcaaatccatacacccctataatagaagacatggccttaatcgcctacatttcaaatggaggcacacattaagggatcggataacatGGATCcatattataatgaaagacagtgaTAAAAAGattagttcgcgtctgaaattctgacaactaggcAGAAAATGCcgcactgcgcaggtcggcaaccaatcacggcgcgcctttgccctaaCGTCAGacacgatttagtctttttatctctatcTTTCATTATATGTATCAATGATTAATTTACGCATGATAAATTGGCATTACTTGTAGAATTCGATTCCTACAAATAGGGCATTGATATGGATTCAATTCTTGAGCACAATCGCGACACACGCAGACATGACCACAGTCTACCAGCACACAGTCTCGTGGCTCCGACATGCAAACAACGCACACATTTGTATCATCATCCTCCGAACTCTCCTTctctgatgatgatgacgataccTCGTTTTCATCATCCGATGCATGTTCCTCTATTGTTTGTACCCGCCGATTAAAAGCTTTTCGCTTATTTGCTTTCATTCGCCATTGATACTTAAACCATACATATAAGGATACAAGGAGGATCACTAAAATTACAAGCACGGGAATCATTAAAATTGCAAGCCCGCTGCGGTGACCTTTATTTTCTGAACCACTGATCCAACGTTCAATACTCTGCAACAACGATTCACTTGGCGGATGAAGTTTATCAAAGAGAACACTTGCAGCACCAAAGAGAACACTTACAACCCATAAAAGATGTGAATATGTAGCAAACTTTTTCCATCTAGTGATGGACGATTTCAGTTCGTCAGTAAAATTATGATTTGCAAACGCTGTTGTCAAAATGTATACCCGTCCATCGGACGGTGGGTAAAGTAAGACTTCACCGTTACTTAAGATTCGTAACTCCCCTACCCCCGTTAACGTCTTGCCTTGTTGCAGGATAAGTTCCACATTTTGGTGTCCTTTAGTCTTTAAGCCACTGAACCAACGTACAATACTCTGCAGCAACGATTCACTTGTAGGATGAAATTTATCGTAAAAAGTCGTAAATTCAAGTCCCGATGCCTTCTCTGGATCCTTTACTCTGATGGATGATCCCCCGTTTGTAAGAATGAATGGCACAGTTTTACTTGCTTTTCGGGTCGAATGGTCGGTGTCCACCCTGAATAAATTATATAACAAGAGATATTCAATAGTGTTTGAGCATTGTTAACTTCATTTAACATACCTTAACTTAATCCTCCTGAACATTACCGGAGGCCTGGCCTGGAGCGGGCAGGGCGGGCGGAATGCGTAATTTCTTTTTGCAACCATGATGGATCGCAACATCCAAACATGTTATGGTTAGGGTTCAGGTTTATGGCTGTAATAAGTAAATACGCGGGCGACACATAAGACACTTCTAACCGAGGCATTATGGTTAATCACAAATGAGGGATCAGTCCAGTTTTTACCATACCAGCATCTGacttaaggttagtaactattttaaactgttgcgattagttagttcacagcatcttggtaatggtagtgagctttggcaaaacgtGCATTGATCCTTTCATAGCAAGcgtgcagaagaattcaaatatcacatatatactttttaggtcctgtggttcttgagttatgttgaaaagagggctgaaacaacatcacctttgtaaaacgtacataactcattaacaacaataaatcaagcaagttttcaaagtatatgatttgtagaatgaacttctgcaaaacatcaaggtgttatttttcaataatatattgatttatataataaaaatcgatcttgttggctgcctcgaccaacaatacttagtcaagaTAATGTTTTGTTATAGAAACCGTCTTTGATTATACCTTGTGCTCACTCAGCTTTAATTTTTGCAATGGGTGATTTTGAAAACATCTGCGCCAAagacttttttgttttaatacGTCTGTAGTCACTTTTGTTGTCCTTACCACTTTTTCTGTTGTCTGTTCCATTTGCTGGTGTACTCACGACATTCCACCCTTTGCATGACTCCAGTTATTCCATCTATGTACAtacttctgattggttgatggacAGCCTTGACTTGACCTTCGACCCTTGCGTAAGGAATCACATGATTTGCTTCACCAGTAATGATCTTCTTAAGGTTTGGTGATATCTTCAGAATAGGTGCTTTCTGTGTGAATAATGAACGGAACGTTTATAAAATGCGACACAACTTACAAGCGATATATACATGCATCGGTGCCTGGTTATAGGATaatttgttgctttttttttcaaactcgtGAAGAAATTGAAACATTCTTTTAACCTACAGTCATCTGCAGGCATATTGTCTAGGTCTGAAATATCCAAGAATATAGTTCGCTCAGTACAATTGTGACAAAACAACATTCGCTATTCCAGGTACTCGATCGCACGGGCGATGGCTGCGACAATTAAGTTGATTTGGAAACGTTTATCATGTTTACTGAGGGAATACGCGTGACGCGCGAGAAAATGtaatgatttaaattttggtttatagcgagtttgcatttaatatgtatGGGTCCACAGCTAAAAAAGATAAACACAACCAGTCCTGGTCGTctttgtacatgtactttgagccaTAGGGGCAGGTTGCCAAGATCAAAGCCCAAAAATGGTAATATCGTTAAATGGATTAACTTTGGGCCGTTGCGCTCGCCCATTTAGGGCTATTTAACAGAGCGTAGCCGGGGGCGCATGGGGCGgactgccccctgacaaaaatgaaaaaagattgaaagagagggcaaaggaaaatgaaaggggcaaggagccctttttccaccaaaattcaccccgattatgggccaaaatagtataaaatacacAATTGTTGCGCGTTGCGCgagcacattgtcacaataaatcCCTTTTCATCCTGGTCATGggtaaaaatagtgtaaaatacaacatttctgtgcgctacgcgcgcacatcgtcctaAGCCTTTCTGACGCTccaagacatgtacagtctctctaaaaaacaaaaccggtatatgtattatgtgatgcaattgcaattttttccgtctgtgcccccgaaattttattttacccccctgaccaagaaagctggctacgacGGCGCCCCTGCTATTTAACCACTAGTGCCTAGATATACGAGCGTATTTAAATTTTTATGTCCAGTATTCACCGTTATATCTTCTAACTCGAGTATACATCTCGCCATTAGGTATCCACACATAACTGCTGCTATACTTCCAGTGGCGAAAGCAATAAAAAGAAATTCATGTACTCTGGCATGTGTTATGTTGTATAGTTCAACCACTACAACCAATACTACAGTGGATACTAGGTACTTCCGACACTTCGATTCTGTGAGTAAAAGGAA includes:
- the LOC140164757 gene encoding mitochondrial ubiquitin ligase activator of NFKB 1-like; the encoded protein is MPRNRRESKCRKYLVSTVVLVVVVELYNITHARVHEFLFIAFATGSIAAVMCGYLMARCILELEDITKAPILKISPNLKKIITGEANHVIPYARVEGQVKAVHQPIRSMYIDGITGVMQRVECREYTSKWNRQQKKWVDTDHSTRKASKTVPFILTNGGSSIRVKDPEKASGLEFTTFYDKFHPTSESLLQSIVRWFSGLKTKGHQNVELILQQGKTLTGVGELRILSNGEVLLYPPSDGRVYILTTAFANHNFTDELKSSITRWKKFATYSHLLWVVSVLFGAASVLFDKLHPPSESLLQSIERWISGSENKGHRSGLAILMIPVLVILVILLVSLYVWFKYQWRMKANKRKAFNRRVQTIEEHASDDENEVSSSSSEKESSEDDDTNVCVVCMSEPRDCVLVDCGHVCVCRDCAQELNPYQCPICRNRILQVMPIYHA